DNA sequence from the Phormidium ambiguum IAM M-71 genome:
CTTCTAAAAAAGGACTGGTATTTCATCTTGATTTCATAACTACCTGTTAATTTACAAAGTAATGGCTCAATAGACTCTTTTCATACACTCCTGATTAAGGAACCTTTTAACTCTTACACTCTTTAATTTGGAAAAAGAGTCTGTTGAGTTTTTCTTATAAGAAAAGTAGTTCTGAAATTCAGTTGATTTATGCGGCACCCCTATGAAAATTTTTGGATTTGTTTTTACCTCGTTAAAAGGCTAAAAAGCCTTGTTTAGAACATTCAAAATTACAGATGACGGGTTAATTCTATGAGAGTGCTGTTAGTTGAAGATGAGCTAGACTTGGGTGCTGCCATTAAGCGAACCTTAAACCAGGAAAAGTATGTGGTTGACTGGGTTATGGACGGCACTGAAGCTTGGAACTATTTAGAAAATCAGTGGACGCAATATACGCTGGCTATTTTCGACTGGTTAGTGCCAGGGTTGTCAGGATTAAAGTTACTGCAATTATTGCGTGCTAGAAACAATCCTCTACCAGTCTTGATGCTAACAGCAAAAGACCGTCTGGAAGATAAAGTCGCTGGTTTGGATGCGGGAGCAGATGATTATTTGGTGAAGCCGTTTAGGATGGCAGAACTGCTAGCAAGGGTGAGGGCACTTCAGCGGCGATTGCCTCAACTCCAACCTCAA
Encoded proteins:
- the rppA gene encoding two-component system response regulator RppA; the encoded protein is MRVLLVEDELDLGAAIKRTLNQEKYVVDWVMDGTEAWNYLENQWTQYTLAIFDWLVPGLSGLKLLQLLRARNNPLPVLMLTAKDRLEDKVAGLDAGADDYLVKPFRMAELLARVRALQRRLPQLQPQQLQVGSLILDYGTRTVYHFAPNGGKQQISLTNKEFQLLEYFMKHPNQIVTSDQIRNQLWEVSADAISNVVAAQIRLLRRQLAQVSIAHLIETIHGTGYRFIATNEPK